The Ramlibacter sp. PS4R-6 nucleotide sequence CGGCATGGCAGTGGCTCGAAGGCCGGCCGCAGGAAGCACAGACCGGCCATGCCCACGAGGGATCGCCGCGGGGCGCGGTGGCCCAGGTCGTCACGCGCAGCGTGGAGGTCGTCATGGACGACACGATGCGGTTCACGCCGGCGGCGATCGCGGTGAAGCCCGGCGAGACGCTGCGCATCGTGGCGCGCAACGCCGGCCGCGTCGCCCACGAGCTGGTCATCGGCGACACGGCCGCCATCCGGGACCACGCGCAGGCGATGCGCGCCGGCAAGGAGCACACGCATGGCGCGGCAGCCATCACGGTTGCGCCCGGCGCCACGGGCGAGCTGGTGGTGACGTTCCAGCAGGCGGCGATGCTGGAGATGGCTTGCCTGGTGCCCGGGCACTACGAGGCCGGCATGCGGGGCACCGTCGAGGTCGCGGCAGCGGAAGCCGCGCCGCGCGCGCCGCATTCAGGCGCGACGCACAAGCACTAGCGCAGCCGCTGCAGCAGGCCCGCCGTCGACGGGTCCAGGCCCTGCACCTCGCCGCTTTGCAGCCGCGGCGCGATGTCCTTGGCCAGCACCTTGCCCAGCTCCACGCCCCACTGGTCGAAGCTGTCGATGCCCCAGATCGAGCCGCTGGTGAACACGCGGTGCTCGTACATCGCCACCAGCGCGCCGAAGCTCTCCGGGTCCAGCCGGTCCAGCACGAAGAAGGTACTGGGGCGGTTGCCGGGGAAGTCCTTGTGGCCTCCGGCATCGCCCTGGCCTTGCATCAGCGCCTGCGCCTGCGCCAGCGCGTTGGCCAGCAGCTGCTCGTGGTGGCCCGCCAGGGCGTGCGCGGCGCCCTTCACCGCGATGAATTCGACGGGGATGACGTCCGTGCCCTGGTGCAGCATCTGGAAGTAGGCGTGCTGGCCGTTGGTGCCGGGCTCGCCCCACACCACCGGCGAGGTCGCGACCGACAGCGCGCGGCCCTGCGCGTCGACGCGCTTGCCGTTGCTCTCCATCTCCAGCTGCTGCAGGTAAGCGGGCAAGCGGCGCAGGGCGCTGTGGTACGGCGCCACGCAGCGGCTGGCAAAGGCGTGGAAGTCGCGGTACCAGACGTCCAGGAGGCCCAGGCGCGCGGGCAGGTTCGCCGCGATGGGCGCGGTGCGGAAGTGCTCGTCCATCGCATGCGCGCCGGCCAGCATGCGGCGGAAGCCCTGCGCGCCGATGCTGATCGCGATCGGCAGGCCGATGGCCGACCACATCGAGTAGCGCCCACCGACCCAGTCCCAGAAGCCGAAGGTGGTGGCGATGCCGAACTGGCGCGCGGCTTCGACGTTGGTCGTCAGCGCCGCGAAGTGGCGGGCGATGTCCTTGCCGCCGCGCTGCTCGAACCAGGCCTTGGCCGAACGCGCATTGGTCATCGTCTCGACCGTCGTGAAGGTCTTGGACGCGATGAGGAACAGCGTGGCTTCGGGCTTGAGCTGCGCCAGCACCGCCGCCAGCTCATGGCCATCGACGTTGGAGACGAAGTGGAAGCGCTTGCCCGGCGCGGTGAACTCCGCCAGCGCAGCCACCGCCATCTGCGGTCCGAGGTCCGAGCCGCCGATGCCGATGTTGACGACGTCGGTGATCGCGCCGTCGGCGCGGATGCGCTCGGCGTAGCCCAGCATCGCATCGAGCGTGTCGTGGACGGCGCGTGCATCCGGGTCGCTGCTCGCGCCCTTCGGCGAGCGCAACAGCCAGTGCTTGACCGCGCGGTTCTCGGTGTTGTTCACCGGCTGCCCCGCGAACATCGCATCGCGGTGGCGCTCGAACAGGCATTCGCGCGCCAGCTCGTACATCAGCGAGCGCACGTGCGCATCCACCAGGTTCTTCGACAGGTCGGCGAACACGTGCGGCGCCTGCTGGCTGAATTCCTCCACGCGCTTCGGATCCGAACGGAAGGCCTCGCGCAGGTCGAACA carries:
- a CDS encoding cupredoxin domain-containing protein; protein product: MTVSFQRHHVAMLLRYSGISFISGAVNHGFFSGERSLWTAAAGIALFVAGAWMEHRLAVDRDETSLARTLLWGTLLSIGLGFFTGGLQHFPDSPARSSWVVPLGFALSAAALFMGERQALGRTVAAYVLAGTLLVSGASAAAWQWLEGRPQEAQTGHAHEGSPRGAVAQVVTRSVEVVMDDTMRFTPAAIAVKPGETLRIVARNAGRVAHELVIGDTAAIRDHAQAMRAGKEHTHGAAAITVAPGATGELVVTFQQAAMLEMACLVPGHYEAGMRGTVEVAAAEAAPRAPHSGATHKH
- the pgi gene encoding glucose-6-phosphate isomerase; amino-acid sequence: MIAGLSRPHCDRTQAWQLLRQHYAQQGRVFDLREAFRSDPKRVEEFSQQAPHVFADLSKNLVDAHVRSLMYELARECLFERHRDAMFAGQPVNNTENRAVKHWLLRSPKGASSDPDARAVHDTLDAMLGYAERIRADGAITDVVNIGIGGSDLGPQMAVAALAEFTAPGKRFHFVSNVDGHELAAVLAQLKPEATLFLIASKTFTTVETMTNARSAKAWFEQRGGKDIARHFAALTTNVEAARQFGIATTFGFWDWVGGRYSMWSAIGLPIAISIGAQGFRRMLAGAHAMDEHFRTAPIAANLPARLGLLDVWYRDFHAFASRCVAPYHSALRRLPAYLQQLEMESNGKRVDAQGRALSVATSPVVWGEPGTNGQHAYFQMLHQGTDVIPVEFIAVKGAAHALAGHHEQLLANALAQAQALMQGQGDAGGHKDFPGNRPSTFFVLDRLDPESFGALVAMYEHRVFTSGSIWGIDSFDQWGVELGKVLAKDIAPRLQSGEVQGLDPSTAGLLQRLR